The Dermacentor variabilis isolate Ectoservices chromosome 4, ASM5094787v1, whole genome shotgun sequence genome contains the following window.
ACTGTATTTCAATACTAATAGACCAAGAACCAAAGACAAATAGACCAAGAACCGCGCACGCTAGAAGGACACGTGGTGGACCTCTTATGCTGTATCTTGTTTTTGCTGCGTGGGGCACCAAGGGTCATTTTCGTGACTTTTTGTGATGAATTAAAGATATAAATCcatgtttaatgagaaaaacatggctcgtttCAACCACTACGATATGGAATCATTCCATCAACGGGTTTATTTTGATTCGTGTTCTAAGTGGTTGTCTgtcccttcatttcatttattataccctcaagaccacaaggtattacagaggggagtgaggcaaaagattaaaaaaaggtataaaacaaagaaaacaaagaaggcagcaagtAACGTAGTCATAGACATGTCAAGCCCGAAGCGATGGTGTAGATTAGGCAGTGATTGCAATTCACTTCAGCTAATGATAAAGGAACGCATAATTGTAACATGCTAAAAACCACAAAATGGCTGCAGTGGTGCTTTTTTAATTGGATTGCCACCCAGAGCTGTGGTTAGTTAAATAAAGCTGATCCAGTGACATTGTGATGGCAAGGTTACTTACTAGATATTTATGCTGTTTTTAAATAACTTTATTTGACATCtatattcaatttatttatcAGTGTCTTTCTCAGATGATGTGACACACCACAAAGAGAAGCATTATGCCATAACTCACTTTTTTAGTTGACTTGGCATGGAGACTCGGGCAGACTCCAAGTTGCGCACTTGGCCACTACGAACACTGCATAAAACATATTAATGACTTGAACTGAAAAACAAATCTTGTTCATTTACAGAAAAAAAGGGAAGGATGCTGGCTACAGCTTGTTCTAAACATGGAAAAATTACATAAGGTGACATTCTAATTTGCCTATACTTTCAGAGCATGGTGTAGTGAATCATGGCAtgagaaaaagcaagaaacagcACTCAATTAGTTCATGCCACTGAGTAACAAACAGAGACAGTATGTTATCCTCAATACAGTGACTGAAAGGGCATTTATAATGATGTACTCAGGCCTAAATGTAGACCTGTAACAGAAAAGCTAAGCCAGATGAACCACGCTAACATAACAGTCATGTGTAGCAAAGCTGAGTGCTGCCTGGCTAATGGATTTCTGACCAAGCTTTACAATAGCTTTACACTACCACAGTAAGAGCTTCGTGCCCACTTTACAACCTTAGAACGCTGTGGAGCTGCTTCAACCATGCATATATGTGCAGCAATCACTATTAAAGTGAaaattttctttccctttcaaaGCACTGACTACAGCAGAGTAAACTGCAAACACTACCAGCCTCAGTTTTGAGATTTGAGAGATGCCTTACCACCACTCTATCGCATATTCCAGGGACTTGAATGAAGAAGGCCTTCCCCGTAGAAATGATTGCATGTTTTGAAGTGCTTCCAAGGCAGTGCCTGCAAAGAATATAAGAAGTGAGCATGAATACTAGACTTACAAGACACTTTTTATCAATGGCTAAGCCATAATATTGAACATAAGGCAACATTCTAAAAACTATGTTTGTAACtgtataaatacataaataaggTAAAAAGTAGCACTCATACATTGAGTTCACCCTGAATAGTGATTACAATGTCATTATTGCATACATGTAGTCACCATTTGTAACAACAATGGTTAGGAAAAGAAACCGCACATGCCACACTAGTGGCATGTCCAACTACTTCACGGGCTAGCAGTGAGGCACTGACCTTCTACAACATCAATGACGATGAGGCCGATCAAGTTGGGGATGACACCCTTGTAGGCAGCATGAACAGCTACCGCTCCACCCATGCTGCATAACATAACACAACCCACAAGCATGTTTACTGTGTCACCATCACTGATGATTCACATTATTTGAACAAGAACACTTCACTGCTTCTTTAGCTACTGTGCTGAAGAACCAGCACACATGTGGCTAGCTCAACACAAGCTGTCAATGAGAATGAGAGTGCTCCTGCCAACTGAAGACGTAAATAACTATGACAAAATTTTATGACAATAGATGACCAAGCTTCACCAAAAAGAAGCACAATTTCTACACAGATGCACAAACAGTCAATCTTGTCTTTAAAGACCAATGTTACCATGCACCAAAGAGCTACACGTAACCTGCCCATGCTGCCACCTACTTTTACAACACCTTCATCTTTTGCTCTTTTTAAGCAGAAAAATAGTGTGAAAAAAAGAACCCCACAAAATTATTGCAACGAAGAACTATTTTGTAAAATAAGGTCTCAAGGTCATGCTGCCATGAAGAGCGGAATGTTTAGTGCAAATagtaaggcaaaaaaatatgaaaaaagacaCCTATACTAAACAAAAGGCCACAGCACTATTTGTAGTCATACTATAATCATTTTTAAAAAGCAGTGATTTCATTTCCCCTTTCAGACTCTGGTAGCCTGTGCTGCTCAGTTAAGACGACTTGACATTTTTAAAAAGTAGCACATCTAATAGACTAAGGTATTTGTCCTTTCCCCATTGAAATGAAACGTTAAGTAGTTTTCTAAGTGGGAGAAATGTTAGAAAGGCAATACTACATAGGGTCCGAGTCCCAACTTCACGTCAGCCATCTACGTGGTAAAGCAAGGCATATACTAACAATGTTTTTTCCAGCACTAATTCCATAAATGAGCAACATTTATCATTCATCTGTCAGTTTGGCAATCTTAAAAGCAAAGTTAATATAATGAGAGGAGAGCATGAAAAATACTGCATTACCTGTGTCCAATAAGAACCACCGGAGGTTGACGAGACTCATCTGGGTACATTGCATTGTAAACATTGCCTACATCACTGCAAAAGTACAGAATTCTTGCATAAGCACTATATTCCAAAAAGACCATTTCTACTGAAGTGCGCCATGTACACCTCCAACAACAAACAAAATGCTACAGAGAAGCAACCTACTTGGAAAGTGTGTCTGCAGACAAGTCCATTTCATTGGATGTTACTGTTTCACCTGGAAATAATTGTTTCAGTTTTTGTAGCTTAAGGAGGCCTATAACCCAAACACTGTTATTGGTAGTGGTTACTACAAAAGCAGCTCACGTTTTTCTAAACTTGCTGTTGTGGCCTATTTCTCCATAGGTTTTGATTCCTACACTCTACTAGATAGCTATGTGATGACATTGCCCAGAAACTACAAGATGTGCCAATGATGcttgaacctttttttttttttttttttttgccagtatcAACAGACACAAGCTTTGTGTCAGCTACACTCTGGAAGCTTTATGATTTACTCCAAAGAAAGCAGTTCTTGTTCTGTTCGCTTTCTCACAATATCATGAATGTGTTTACAACAGTGTCATCAAGGATAGGTATTTACAACTGTACCATTAAACTGTGCTTGCAGAGCTGTACAAAATTTGAGCATGTGATTTACCGTGGCCTCTAATGTCGAGAGCAGCTATCTGGCATTCCACGATGTGACAAATTTCATTCTGAAACAAACAAGAATGAGTTTTGTTGTTCTCGTATACTTGTGAGCAGCAGCCAGTTTCACCAATATATTTGACACAGCTAAATGAGTGCAAAGCCAACTGACCGAAAATAGAGCCCATGTGAGGCCACTGTAGCCACCTCCATGGAGAAGAAGCAGGAGAGGTCCTTGGGATCCCTTTGTATAGACCCTGAAAGTCTTCATTAGATCATGTGAAGGAACACATGTTACTGCTCAGTCACATTTTGCATCAGCCTTATATAGGCATGTAGCAGTGCCCTAGTATACAAAGCATTTTGCACTCAAGGTAATTGAGTATTTGTGATTATCAGAGGCAGTCAAAACATCTTGTTCCTCTTTCTTCATTGTCTTTAACTAGGACTATGTTTCCTCAGCACAGGAAGTTACAAAAATGGGTCATACAAATGGCACAACTTCTTCAAGTGAGATGTTATAATTCAGACAAACAGACACATTCCAACGGGGATTCAAGCCCATAAGGTCGTCACCATAAGGTCGTCAAATTCGTCATAAGGTCGACGAATTTGTCTATTTGTCATAAGGTCAGCACATGGTCTGTACTGTCTTCAAGCAGGCTTCACAAGCCAGGTGGGAGCACTTAGAAGACTAGTGTTCTTGGAGATTTATATCACCTGAGTGAttcttgccttgaagaagacaagtccacttgttgaaacgttggctcctgcattcaccttgttcgcgttttgctcatcgtcttgtatAGATtgttatataaatatatacagaaTGCAGTTGGGTACAACTGATTcacctttgtttgtttgtttgtttgtgaagGAGAGCgagtgagtgtttttttttcttcacacatACTATGCTATTCCCTATATCACGAAATGCTGTCGCCGTGTAATGGACCAAGGGAAGCGCCTGTGACAGCTTCTTGCCCAAAATTCACTCCAGTTCACTCCTGTTctggaaaataaaattgaattgacCTCTGCTCTAGTATGTTAAAAGGTGGCTTAAATGTCTGTAAAAATGTGATTATTTTCCAGAAAATGGCCCCCCTCACATCTTCCTCATTTGCGTAAACACTGTCCCTGAATCAACCCAAAGAAAAATGTGGCACCTGTGAAAGCAACAACTGATAAGAGGAGGTCTAGTGACACTCGAGGAGAGTTACTGATGGGGTTTAATGTCTAAAGCAACACAAGAGTTATGAAACATgtcatagtggagggctccgcaTTAACCTTGGACACTTCAGAGACAAGGTGACTAGATGAATCTAGGCCAACATGTGAAACACCCCTCCAAATGAGCCAAAGTCGGTGGCACAGCCTTTACAAAAGTAATCCACAATAAGCACAATATTGCAACCAAAGAATCTTTTTAAATTTAGCTCATTTGAACACACACATTGCGCACTACATTTATgtacgagggttgatccagagATAAGGTTCCCAGAAAGCTCCAGCCACACGGGAAAGTGCGAGGCAAAATCCGACAACACTGCTGCGTGCGGCTGTTCACCAACTCTCGATTCCCGCCAGCCACGCTTCGCTGCGCCGATCATTCTCGGCTCAgcagccgtccgatatggaggttcccattgttgatcccgccaAGTGCAAGGTTCGTtccgtaattcgctttttgcacgccaaagGGTCTCCACCTGTGGATATTCATcgtcagttgacagaggtgtatggcgacaagtgtatgTCCGTTCAACGCGTCCTAAAGTGGTGCAGGGAGTTTAGTGCCGGTCGGAAGGAAGTCCACAatgaagaacggagtggaagacCATCAGTTTCGGAGGCGGTTATCGAGATGGTCCAACGTGAAGTTTttcaaaacaggaggatcacAGTCCGTGAACTTGTGgctcagattcctgggagttcttatggtacagtggaaagagctttgactgataaattggggtatcacaagtgttgtgctctatgGGTATCATGACtatttcttcaaaagtgtcaagaagataagaaaggattgttggactccacTGTTACGAGAGACGAAACAAAAATCTCGAACAGTGGCGTCACCCACAGTCACCAGTCGCAAAAaagttcaaacaaactccttctgctggcaaagtcatggccagtgcTTTTGGGGATTGTAAGGGGATACTGCTGATCTATTTCATGGAATGAAGACAACAATCagacagttattgtgcaacactaagaaaactcagACGAGCTATCCAGAACCACTGGCGAGGACGACTGGCAGCCGGCGTAACGCTGCTTCATGACAATACCCGACCTCACGTCTCTCATCAAACCCAGGAACTTTTAAAAAACTTTGGTTGGACTGTCATGCTccacccaccgtacagtccagGCCTTGCccctagtgattatcacttgttccacAAGTTAAAGCAACATTTGAGTGGCCAATGCTTCCGGAGCGACAATGAAGTCAAAGAAAAGGTGAAGCATTTCCTCAACGGGTTGGCGGCGGAGTTCTACGacattgggatacagaaattggagcaccgtctacaaaaatgcgtagaaaaagatggcgattatgtagaagaatagagcaaagtttcatctttccaatgatataaatttctatgagaataaacaatgttgtctatttctaaaattgatgggaaccttatttctggatcaacccttgTACATATTCGTAAGGCAGCTAAATATGATAAAAACAACAAAGACACTATGGTAAAAACCAGTCGCTGTCAATGCAGCATTTCCTTGCTCTGAGGAATGATAATAAATTTTGGGTTGCCCTCCTCGTCCAAGCCACCTATAAAATCAGTTATGCAACTTGACTTAATGGCGGAACATCGATCAGATTCTGAGTTTATATATTGGAACAGATCGAATGTTAACAAGAGTTAACCGAGCCCATGGTTTGAACGTTCTtttgtgcttccttttttttttttttaacatgcgaCATTCGTTGCTCTTCCTAAGCACATTGTgataggtaggttcctgtctcgcctcaATAAAGGCTTcttcaataaaaattttgtgTGTGCAGTTATTCTGACCCATAAATAGTGTACCTGAAATTACTGTGCTTATTCATGATACAACAGGAACCATCAAAATAACATACGGAGACAAAATAAGTCCGTTATGCCAAATTCAGTAGAAGCAAAGTGAACCATTCCAATGCACATGGATGTCTGTAAAACAGTCCCAACAGGTCATTTACAGCATGTTTGTTTGAAATAAGAGATGACGTTCTAATGCACTAAATGTCAGCTCAAGTAACAGATTAGACATGGGAAAAGGTGCAACAGATGTCACTGCAGTTTTTATTCTGCTGGCTCGGTACGCGGCTACTAATTACGAACTTACTACGTACGTTGTCCTAAAGTTCCATGTGGCTTGCGAAAATTAACATGCGCTCGTTGGTTTAAGATTGATCATTACTACCCCGAACGTAGTGCAATTTACCTCTTTAGGGATACAACAGATACAGCCGCCTTATTGTTTAGCTAAACAATATTTGGGGGGGCGAACGCTTGCGCAAAACCCGAGTAGGCTCGCATCACCCCTCCCCGTTGTATTTGAAGAAACCAACATCAAAAAGGATACATCGCTGTCTGATGTTTTTACCCACCGCCCTTCGGAAAAGTAGTCGCGCCAGGGTAACGGCGTGTAGTCCCTCCGAAGCATTCCAGACCTTCCTCTTTCCCTAGACAAAACGAATAATAAAACGCTGACCGTCTGTGTTTTCCAGCAAAGCACCAATCCTTCATTCGCGCAGAACACCTATTGGCCTTACCTCTTTAGCATTTACGCGCGTGCAGTGACATTATCTAGTAAAACATAAGGCTGAGGTACTCACATGGACCTAGAAAACGGCTTCGGGCGCATGGGAGGCAGCCTGTTCTTCAGCATTTGcttttgcagggacgacatcaGTACGTCGGCTCTACAGCACGAAGCCCTGAAATTCCCACGCCTCAAATATTTGCCATGGCAAGCAGGAGCGAGCCACAGATTGAACTAAGCAGCATAAAACACTGGACGACTTTACATACAATTTAGGCACTCAATTCGTTAGCCGTACACTAATGATTGCAGGTAAACTATAAGCTACTGCAAGTTTCCAGCCATCCAGACGCGCACCGGCAGTTGCCATTAGCAGTAGCAAAGATGCAGCCGCAGCACAGCAGCCGTAGTTTCGGTACTACAGTAGTTTCGGCGTGGTTTCGATCACGATTTCGATTCGCGGCTACAGCGGATGGagccccatagagtttctcactgagaaactctatggatggAGCAATGGAGCCATATGGATGGGTGTATGGATGGAGCGAATGGAAACAGATAGAGCTatatatagagtttctcacatggaggaggtttttttttccttcctccatggtttctCACAATATTACCGGAGACGGTTTTCCGCACACACTTGAGGTCGAGAGAtggagaaggaaggaaaaaccaaacaaaaacaagaaaataaaaaccgCCAATAACCAGAAGTCCCAACACCCATGTGACATTTAAATTAAGGCACGGAGGCGCGGTTGCTTTGAAATAAAGGAATGCGCAAAACAAATTTCCCTTAGCGCGGAGAGGCACACAGCTGGCGAAGGCAGACGTTACTGTAGCTGCAGTGGGTTATAGTGGTGTGCTTACATGAGGCCATGACTGTACCTCAATAACTTCGTCAGTTCGACTGCAAAATAAAGAGTAGGAAAGGTATGCCAGGAGCGAGTTCATCGCAGTGCGTCCTCTACTGAGCAAACAAGGATGTTTATTTCAGCATATAATGGGAAAAGGAATTTAAAGTGGTATATCCATCACCTTTGCACCTTCAATTCATCGACTGCATTGTGAACTGTTCTGACATCTTACTTATTCTGTTAGCAAACGCTAAAGCATTTTACGTCGTGGAATTAGTGCACAGTATACGGCGATGTTGTTGCGAGTTTCCCAATTAACAGCGTGCGGATGCCTCTCAAGTTTCCTTGCGAGGCATCTGGAGTTAACTTTCATATATGTGCCAGTGGTCACGATTCTTATAAAATCAACACAGGATTGCGTTTGACCGGAGGAGCAATCACTCGTCATAGTCAGCGTAATCATCATGACAAGATCGAGTCGAGTCGAGGACTGCATGAATAGGAGATTAATCGACATCTTTTGTAAGGAGACATGGTTTACTTGCCGGCAAAGTAATCGCGTCGGACGCTCGGAAGGAAgcattcacccgccgtggttgctcggtggctatggtgttaggctgctgagcacgaggtcgcgggatcgaatcccggccacggcggccgcatttcgatgggggcgaaatgcgaaaacacccgtgtacttagctttaagtgcgaaaacacccgtgtacttagatttaagtgcatcttaaggaaccccaggtggttgaaatttccggagtccaccacaacagcgtgcctcataatcagaaagtggttttggctcgtaaaaccccataattaaattagagAGCGAATgtactgcccagctagaagaaaagcgcctgaaggaggcgcgacCAAACGTCTAGCTCAACAAATGTCGATTCTTAacccgtgatctcgacgcaagaggtcacatgTCGGGCCGCCACTGAGCAACGGGCTAGCTTCagggagcgttcgcttgccaaggcggGCTGCGTGATGTAATGCTATCTCACTTTTTCCCTTCTACATGAAGGCAAAACAGCGCATCAGACGCTTCCAGCGCCATGCCTACAGATATAagtggtcgaaaaaaaaaaacattgaaaatttCGGGAAAATAGagtttttttcgttgttttcaaCTATGACaaaattaaaaatgaaaaaaaaaatagtgcccttccgctctgtgaagaaggataaccagcgaagctgtattgagatgactatattgatttatattgattgaataaagacaTGCACGTAACTTCGTGGTTTTTATCGTCTTTGTCTCATTCGTTACCACAGTgaccatagctttgtggtcgctgtggtatACACCGCAATCGGTTGTACTGCTATGCCAGACAAGTTCTTGACAAAGGTTTaatctatacacgaccggtgGCGTGTCGTCGGCACACTGACGTCCGCGTAGCACTCAATTCCAAACCGTTCCAACAGGAAGGATATAAACAACTTGTCATCGCGGCGCGTTAGGTCGACGTTAACGTCGACGAGTACACTATTGCGTTTTATTATGCTTTTCGACCCTCAAATGGGAGCGAAGGAGCACCGCCATCCCACGTTTTCTATATGACCATTAAGGTCATGCGTCATAACATGGTCGATAAGATGACAATATTCAGAGCGATCGCCGCGACTGATAACATCACGCGGGAATGGTAATGCACTTAATAAATAGACTAGAAGATAATAACATTCAGAGCGACCGCCGCGTcttgttttacttcttttttcaAGCATGCGCAGCGCAGgatgagttttcggcgtacaggcgacacacggacggacggacgaatcagctagccatgtatacagcttcgctgtaaagaaaaagaaaaaaaaaagacgcaagaCAGGGACATACGCGCCTGCTATCTCCATTCAGTCGGTAAGCTTGCGCCAAATTAGTCGTACCAGTGGCTGCGTCGTGCTGGTAGAGCCTAGCGTACGCAACTTGCGCTTTAAGTGAACTTGGTGCGCATCTGATCTTGTCGCTTTCGAGTGGTTAGAAGGCGCTGGCCGGTTTGTCAACGCTCTCGCGGTACGTTTTCGAGATGGCGTAAAACTGGGCGCAGCAGACGACGAGCACCACGGCATGACGCAATGGGCGCGGAGTAACAATTCCTTTACGCTGAGCATGGGCAAAGCATTTTGGCGCCATCATTACACTGCACTGATAGTGGGCGGGTTAGTTTCGGTATTGGCTCTAATGCGTCGCCATTATGCCGATAGCCAATGGGAACTTCAATACCTTTTGCATATTTGGCTATATCTCTTCAACCTACACATTAAAAAAGCGATTCAATTAGGTGTAGAAATAAAATGTGTCTTTGCTAATTTTTGGGGGGTCCTATATTTGTGTTTAATCGCTTCATTTGGGGTGCCAACAAGCGGCACTTACGCAGTTAtcgaatttctttctctatggttatCGCGTCGGCTGCCATTCTGTTCGTCAGCTCCTGCcgcttcgtttatttattttagttatttATAAATGCCGCAATGCGTATTTGGGGGTTCTAGCACAGGGGAGTCACATTCAAGGGTTTTGAAAATTGGCAGCTGGCAACTAACAATGACAACTAACAATAAAATAAATGCAGGGCAACATAGTACACATTTTGGCAATACAAAAAAATGCTTTACTCGAACCAAGCACAAGAGCATAAAAGCACGACATGCTACACGAACCAATTCTGGAAGTGTGCAGCAAATAACTCGTTGCCCTTCCACTCTgagaagaaggatgaccagcgaagctgtgggcCCCTGCGAActaacctccgccgcgggtcgggccggtattgcactatctgcgggatcgacctacgtatggggagttttgtgtctgcacacggacacgatccttgGGGAACTAGCCCTTACATGCTTTGTTGTAGTtagctgtaaaattggttacggcTTTGTGTTTCTCAATAAATGACGACGATTCAAGGTGGGAGCAGCGGCACGGGCGTGTTcgcgccgaggggcgccagcgAGCTGCAGCTgcggaagacgatgacgctggagCGTAACCCTGATGACGACAGTTTTGTGGCTACACACGGACACAATCCttggggaactagcccttaacagcttcgcggtAAAAACCAGGGCTTCCCCGCAGAACTCTTCCGTTGCGATGCGGCTCCTTTCGACGTACCTAAAAGTTTGGTCAAAAGAAGGAGTTTGGGAGCCTGCGAAGCACCTGGATCCCTCCCTTGAGCCCCCTCGCCTGCCGCGTACTGCAGATTTCCCCTTCTTCTGTGGCACGCGAAAGAAACTGGCCCGAGTTTGAAAATGTGCGCACCAAGCAGGCTCCCAGGGGATCACGTTCAAAAACTTATGTACGTGCACTCGAACCTCAATGTGCCGAAGGCTTCATCCGCTGCACAGCGAAGCGTTGACGCATCAAGCAGAATGGAATCGGTCTTAACGCTTTGATGTGAAATCAATGCCTTGACGTGAAATCATGCTTAGATTTCGAACCAGGAGTTTCTGCTGTGTCTTTTCTGATGCAATAACGTAACAATTATATCATTTTCAGTGTTAGAGAAATAAATGTGTGGGGTTTTTTATAGCTCTGTGTGCGTCTTTTTTTCAAATTCAtatttttctgaaaaagaaacgtgaaaaaggaAAGTTTTTCACGCCCCTcaaaaaatttcatgaaattttacaACTCTAGTCATGCCACGCCGCAGCTCGGTGAGCGTCg
Protein-coding sequences here:
- the LOC142578672 gene encoding protein phosphatase methylesterase 1 isoform X1, with amino-acid sequence MSSLQKQMLKNRLPPMRPKPFSRSMERGRSGMLRRDYTPLPWRDYFSEGRWVKTSDSDTFRVYTKGSQGPLLLLLHGGGYSGLTWALFSNEICHIVECQIAALDIRGHGETVTSNEMDLSADTLSNDVGNVYNAMYPDESRQPPVVLIGHSMGGAVAVHAAYKGVIPNLIGLIVIDVVEGTALEALQNMQSFLRGRPSSFKSLEYAIEWCVRSGQVRNLESARVSMPSQLKKMFNSICRGFYHSFRSARTGEPATKCLPATSTSPVSLDSTSSLPANDAAPRSIPRADQIAEIPEESPTEESMPSQSTFTEFRQPSGVSSDDAPKFVWRIDLSGTEEYWKGWFAGLSSLFLSVPAPKLLLLAGVDRLDKDLTIGQMQGKFQMQVLPQCGHAVHEDVPGKVAEAVATFLVRNKFAEPTANFQQTFPAC
- the LOC142578672 gene encoding protein phosphatase methylesterase 1 isoform X2 — translated: MSSLQKQMLKNRLPPMRPKPFSRSMERGRSGMLRRDYTPLPWRDYFSEGRWVKTSDSDTFRVYTKGSQGPLLLLLHGGGYSGLTWALFSNEICHIVECQIAALDIRGHGETVTSNEMDLSADTLSNDVGNVYNAMYPDESRQPPVVLIGHSMGGAVAVHAAYKGVIPNLIGLIVIDVVEGTALEALQNMQSFLRGRPSSFKSLEYAIEWCVRSGQVRNLESARVSMPSQLKNARTGEPATKCLPATSTSPVSLDSTSSLPANDAAPRSIPRADQIAEIPEESPTEESMPSQSTFTEFRQPSGVSSDDAPKFVWRIDLSGTEEYWKGWFAGLSSLFLSVPAPKLLLLAGVDRLDKDLTIGQMQGKFQMQVLPQCGHAVHEDVPGKVAEAVATFLVRNKFAEPTANFQQTFPAC